A window from Symphalangus syndactylus isolate Jambi chromosome 22, NHGRI_mSymSyn1-v2.1_pri, whole genome shotgun sequence encodes these proteins:
- the LOC129472670 gene encoding uncharacterized protein isoform X1 has protein sequence MGGKKKTLHHYAAEFTDLLVKQHLIEHSDSGDTSVVETLYCRACERAVYARAEGPHPGTPVLGQALQEPQTHPTARPADAHSHLNRLGSRCHRPSCTPVPPALAPSASASAHSGSPSIGTVPPPAVGHTSLLPVNPTAISTTTSDLSAQEGATPSTSTGHLSVFPAFQIKTPAVPSEQTSQRFSEASHRVLPGGGLRCSHDFGAGVAGHLGLAMFGVGFGSLALLQSVVDENSCCLLYVVEDQLCDVERAFRAEHLANTRVVREQDADIVLNDQRRFDPAFQFLHKQVCVSHALQRIHWITAISSLFPAASLASLKRAGGVFYNAAVHDVDAVCMLLGEATPDTVFSLEHAFCPVFFCLDMAALKDADTVGISMKFPCEAVVSVDVSQHCTDSCDQDISQHCTDSCDQDIS, from the exons ATGGGCGGGAAAAAGAAGACTTTACACCACTACGCGGCGGAGTTCACCGACCTGTTGGTGAAGCAGCACCTGATTGAGCACAGTGACTCTGGGGACACGTCTGTGGTGGAGACCCTTTACTGCAGGGCCTGCGAGCGAGCTGTCTATGCGCGTGCGGAGGGACCGCACCCTGGAACACCTGTCCTCGGGCAGGCACTACAGGAACCGCAGACTCATCCAACAGCACGGCCTGCGGACGCCCATTCTCAT CTCAACCGCCTCGGATCTCGCTGCCACCGGCCTTCCTGCACACCCGTGCCACCCGCCCTTGCCCCGTCAGCCTCAGCCTCGGCTCATTCAGGCAGTCCCAGTATTGGCACGGTACCTCCTCCCGCTGTGGGCCACACGTCTCTGCTCCCTGTCAACCCTACTGCCATCAGCACCACCACCAGCGACTTGTCTGCCCAGGAGGGTGCAACACCATCTACCTCCACCGGCCACCTTTCGGTGTTTCCAGCTTTCCAAATAAAGACACCAGCAGTGCCCTCAGAGCAGACCAGCCAGAGATTTTCTGAAGCTTCCCACAGGGTGCTCCCCGGAGGAGGCCTGAGATGCTCTCATGACTTTGGAGCCGGGGTGGCTGGCCACCTTGGCCTGGCCATGTTTGGGGTGGGCTTCGGGAGCCTGGCACTGCTGCAGAGTGTGGTGGATGAGAACAGCTGCTGCTTGCTGTACGTGGTGGAGGACCAGCTGTGTGACGTGGAGCGAGCCTTCAGAGCTGAGCATTTGGCCAACACCAGAGTTGTTCGGGAACAGGATGCAGACATTGTCCTCAACGACCAGCG GCGCTTTGATCCGGCTTTCCAGTTCTTGCACAAGCAAGTTTGTGTCAGCCACGCCCTGCAGAGGATCCACTGGATCACCGCCATCAGCAGCCTGTTCCCAGCGGCCTCTCTGGCTTCCCTAAAGAGGGCAG GTGGGGTTTTCTACAATGCTGCTGTGCACGATGTGGATGCCGTATGCATGTTGCTGGGGGAAGCCACTCCGGACACTGTGTTTTCTCTGGAACATGCCTTCTGCCCAG TTTTCTTCTGCTTAGATATGGCCGCCTTAAAAGATGCAGACACTGTTGGGATCAGCATGAAGTTTCCCTGTGAGGCTGTGGTCAGCGTGGACGTCAGCCAGCACTGCACAGACAGCTGCGACCAGGACATCAGCCAGCACTGCACAGACAGCTGCGACCAGGACATCAGCTAG
- the LOC129472670 gene encoding uncharacterized protein isoform X4, with protein MGGKKKTLHHYAAEFTDLLVKQHLIEHSDSGDTSVVETLYCRACERAVYARAEGPHPGTPVLGQALQEPQTHPTARPADAHSHLNRLGSRCHRPSCTPVPPALAPSASASAHSGSPSIGTVPPPAVGHTSLLPVNPTAISTTTSDLSAQEGATPSTSTGHLSVFPAFQIKTPAVPSEQTSQRFSEASHRVLPGGGLRCSHDFGAGVAGHLGLAMFGVGFGSLALLQSVVDENSCCLLYVVEDQLCDVERAFRAEHLANTRVVREQDADIVLNDQRRFDPAFQFLHKQVCVSHALQRIHWITAISSLFPAASLASLKRAASLETRSQSSPSLVSRWGFLQCCCARCGCRMHVAGGSHSGHCVFSGTCLLPSFLLLRYGRLKRCRHCWDQHEVSL; from the exons ATGGGCGGGAAAAAGAAGACTTTACACCACTACGCGGCGGAGTTCACCGACCTGTTGGTGAAGCAGCACCTGATTGAGCACAGTGACTCTGGGGACACGTCTGTGGTGGAGACCCTTTACTGCAGGGCCTGCGAGCGAGCTGTCTATGCGCGTGCGGAGGGACCGCACCCTGGAACACCTGTCCTCGGGCAGGCACTACAGGAACCGCAGACTCATCCAACAGCACGGCCTGCGGACGCCCATTCTCAT CTCAACCGCCTCGGATCTCGCTGCCACCGGCCTTCCTGCACACCCGTGCCACCCGCCCTTGCCCCGTCAGCCTCAGCCTCGGCTCATTCAGGCAGTCCCAGTATTGGCACGGTACCTCCTCCCGCTGTGGGCCACACGTCTCTGCTCCCTGTCAACCCTACTGCCATCAGCACCACCACCAGCGACTTGTCTGCCCAGGAGGGTGCAACACCATCTACCTCCACCGGCCACCTTTCGGTGTTTCCAGCTTTCCAAATAAAGACACCAGCAGTGCCCTCAGAGCAGACCAGCCAGAGATTTTCTGAAGCTTCCCACAGGGTGCTCCCCGGAGGAGGCCTGAGATGCTCTCATGACTTTGGAGCCGGGGTGGCTGGCCACCTTGGCCTGGCCATGTTTGGGGTGGGCTTCGGGAGCCTGGCACTGCTGCAGAGTGTGGTGGATGAGAACAGCTGCTGCTTGCTGTACGTGGTGGAGGACCAGCTGTGTGACGTGGAGCGAGCCTTCAGAGCTGAGCATTTGGCCAACACCAGAGTTGTTCGGGAACAGGATGCAGACATTGTCCTCAACGACCAGCG GCGCTTTGATCCGGCTTTCCAGTTCTTGCACAAGCAAGTTTGTGTCAGCCACGCCCTGCAGAGGATCCACTGGATCACCGCCATCAGCAGCCTGTTCCCAGCGGCCTCTCTGGCTTCCCTAAAGAGGGCAG CTTCCCTCGAGACCAGAAGCCAGAGCTCACCCTCCCTTGTGTCCAGGTGGGGTTTTCTACAATGCTGCTGTGCACGATGTGGATGCCGTATGCATGTTGCTGGGGGAAGCCACTCCGGACACTGTGTTTTCTCTGGAACATGCCTTCTGCCCAG TTTTCTTCTGCTTAGATATGGCCGCCTTAAAAGATGCAGACACTGTTGGGATCAGCATGAAGTTTCCCTGTGA
- the LOC129472670 gene encoding uncharacterized protein isoform X2 has protein sequence MGGKKKTLHHYAAEFTDLLVKQHLIEHSDSGDTSVVETLYCRACERAVYARAEGPHPGTPVLGQALQEPQTHPTARPADAHSHLNRLGSRCHRPSCTPVPPALAPSASASAHSGSPSIGTVPPPAVGHTSLLPVNPTAISTTTSDLSAQEGATPSTSTGHLSVFPAFQIKTPAVPSEQTSQRFSEASHRVLPGGGLRCSHDFGAGVAGHLGLAMFGVGFGSLALLQSVVDENSCCLLYVVEDQLCDVERAFRAEHLANTRVVREQDADIVLNDQRRFDPAFQFLHKQVCVSHALQRIHWITAISSLFPAASLASLKRAGGVFYNAAVHDVDAVCMLLGEATPDTVFSLEHAFCPDMAALKDADTVGISMKFPCEAVVSVDVSQHCTDSCDQDISQHCTDSCDQDIS, from the exons ATGGGCGGGAAAAAGAAGACTTTACACCACTACGCGGCGGAGTTCACCGACCTGTTGGTGAAGCAGCACCTGATTGAGCACAGTGACTCTGGGGACACGTCTGTGGTGGAGACCCTTTACTGCAGGGCCTGCGAGCGAGCTGTCTATGCGCGTGCGGAGGGACCGCACCCTGGAACACCTGTCCTCGGGCAGGCACTACAGGAACCGCAGACTCATCCAACAGCACGGCCTGCGGACGCCCATTCTCAT CTCAACCGCCTCGGATCTCGCTGCCACCGGCCTTCCTGCACACCCGTGCCACCCGCCCTTGCCCCGTCAGCCTCAGCCTCGGCTCATTCAGGCAGTCCCAGTATTGGCACGGTACCTCCTCCCGCTGTGGGCCACACGTCTCTGCTCCCTGTCAACCCTACTGCCATCAGCACCACCACCAGCGACTTGTCTGCCCAGGAGGGTGCAACACCATCTACCTCCACCGGCCACCTTTCGGTGTTTCCAGCTTTCCAAATAAAGACACCAGCAGTGCCCTCAGAGCAGACCAGCCAGAGATTTTCTGAAGCTTCCCACAGGGTGCTCCCCGGAGGAGGCCTGAGATGCTCTCATGACTTTGGAGCCGGGGTGGCTGGCCACCTTGGCCTGGCCATGTTTGGGGTGGGCTTCGGGAGCCTGGCACTGCTGCAGAGTGTGGTGGATGAGAACAGCTGCTGCTTGCTGTACGTGGTGGAGGACCAGCTGTGTGACGTGGAGCGAGCCTTCAGAGCTGAGCATTTGGCCAACACCAGAGTTGTTCGGGAACAGGATGCAGACATTGTCCTCAACGACCAGCG GCGCTTTGATCCGGCTTTCCAGTTCTTGCACAAGCAAGTTTGTGTCAGCCACGCCCTGCAGAGGATCCACTGGATCACCGCCATCAGCAGCCTGTTCCCAGCGGCCTCTCTGGCTTCCCTAAAGAGGGCAG GTGGGGTTTTCTACAATGCTGCTGTGCACGATGTGGATGCCGTATGCATGTTGCTGGGGGAAGCCACTCCGGACACTGTGTTTTCTCTGGAACATGCCTTCTGCCCAG ATATGGCCGCCTTAAAAGATGCAGACACTGTTGGGATCAGCATGAAGTTTCCCTGTGAGGCTGTGGTCAGCGTGGACGTCAGCCAGCACTGCACAGACAGCTGCGACCAGGACATCAGCCAGCACTGCACAGACAGCTGCGACCAGGACATCAGCTAG
- the LOC129472670 gene encoding uncharacterized protein isoform X6, which produces MGGKKKTLHHYAAEFTDLLVKQHLIEHSDSGDTSVVETLYCRACERAVYARAEGPHPGTPVLGQALQEPQTHPTARPADAHSHLNRLGSRCHRPSCTPVPPALAPSASASAHSGSPSIGTVPPPAVGHTSLLPVNPTAISTTTSDLSAQEGATPSTSTGHLSVFPAFQIKTPAVPSEQTSQRFSEASHRVLPGGGLRCSHDFGAGVAGHLGLAMFGVGFGSLALLQSVVDENSCCLLYVVEDQLCDVERAFRAEHLANTRVVREQDADIVLNDQRRFDPAFQFLHKQVCVSHALQRIHWITAISSLFPAASLASLKRAASLETRSQSSPSLVSRWGFLQCCCARCGCRMHVAGGSHSGHCVFSGTCLLPRYGRLKRCRHCWDQHEVSL; this is translated from the exons ATGGGCGGGAAAAAGAAGACTTTACACCACTACGCGGCGGAGTTCACCGACCTGTTGGTGAAGCAGCACCTGATTGAGCACAGTGACTCTGGGGACACGTCTGTGGTGGAGACCCTTTACTGCAGGGCCTGCGAGCGAGCTGTCTATGCGCGTGCGGAGGGACCGCACCCTGGAACACCTGTCCTCGGGCAGGCACTACAGGAACCGCAGACTCATCCAACAGCACGGCCTGCGGACGCCCATTCTCAT CTCAACCGCCTCGGATCTCGCTGCCACCGGCCTTCCTGCACACCCGTGCCACCCGCCCTTGCCCCGTCAGCCTCAGCCTCGGCTCATTCAGGCAGTCCCAGTATTGGCACGGTACCTCCTCCCGCTGTGGGCCACACGTCTCTGCTCCCTGTCAACCCTACTGCCATCAGCACCACCACCAGCGACTTGTCTGCCCAGGAGGGTGCAACACCATCTACCTCCACCGGCCACCTTTCGGTGTTTCCAGCTTTCCAAATAAAGACACCAGCAGTGCCCTCAGAGCAGACCAGCCAGAGATTTTCTGAAGCTTCCCACAGGGTGCTCCCCGGAGGAGGCCTGAGATGCTCTCATGACTTTGGAGCCGGGGTGGCTGGCCACCTTGGCCTGGCCATGTTTGGGGTGGGCTTCGGGAGCCTGGCACTGCTGCAGAGTGTGGTGGATGAGAACAGCTGCTGCTTGCTGTACGTGGTGGAGGACCAGCTGTGTGACGTGGAGCGAGCCTTCAGAGCTGAGCATTTGGCCAACACCAGAGTTGTTCGGGAACAGGATGCAGACATTGTCCTCAACGACCAGCG GCGCTTTGATCCGGCTTTCCAGTTCTTGCACAAGCAAGTTTGTGTCAGCCACGCCCTGCAGAGGATCCACTGGATCACCGCCATCAGCAGCCTGTTCCCAGCGGCCTCTCTGGCTTCCCTAAAGAGGGCAG CTTCCCTCGAGACCAGAAGCCAGAGCTCACCCTCCCTTGTGTCCAGGTGGGGTTTTCTACAATGCTGCTGTGCACGATGTGGATGCCGTATGCATGTTGCTGGGGGAAGCCACTCCGGACACTGTGTTTTCTCTGGAACATGCCTTCTGCCCAG ATATGGCCGCCTTAAAAGATGCAGACACTGTTGGGATCAGCATGAAGTTTCCCTGTGA
- the LOC129472670 gene encoding uncharacterized protein isoform X5, producing MGGKKKTLHHYAAEFTDLLVKQHLIEHSDSGDTSVVETLYCRACERAVYARAEGPHPGTPVLGQALQEPQTHPTARPADAHSHLNRLGSRCHRPSCTPVPPALAPSASASAHSGSPSIGTVPPPAVGHTSLLPVNPTAISTTTSDLSAQEGATPSTSTGHLSVFPAFQIKTPAVPSEQTSQRFSEASHRVLPGGGLRCSHDFGAGVAGHLGLAMFGVGFGSLALLQSVVDENSCCLLYVVEDQLCDVERAFRAEHLANTRVVREQDADIVLNDQRRFDPAFQFLHKQVCVSHALQRIHWITAISSLFPAASLASLKRAVASLETRSQSSPSLVSRWGFLQCCCARCGCRMHVAGGSHSGHCVFSGTCLLPRYGRLKRCRHCWDQHEVSL from the exons ATGGGCGGGAAAAAGAAGACTTTACACCACTACGCGGCGGAGTTCACCGACCTGTTGGTGAAGCAGCACCTGATTGAGCACAGTGACTCTGGGGACACGTCTGTGGTGGAGACCCTTTACTGCAGGGCCTGCGAGCGAGCTGTCTATGCGCGTGCGGAGGGACCGCACCCTGGAACACCTGTCCTCGGGCAGGCACTACAGGAACCGCAGACTCATCCAACAGCACGGCCTGCGGACGCCCATTCTCAT CTCAACCGCCTCGGATCTCGCTGCCACCGGCCTTCCTGCACACCCGTGCCACCCGCCCTTGCCCCGTCAGCCTCAGCCTCGGCTCATTCAGGCAGTCCCAGTATTGGCACGGTACCTCCTCCCGCTGTGGGCCACACGTCTCTGCTCCCTGTCAACCCTACTGCCATCAGCACCACCACCAGCGACTTGTCTGCCCAGGAGGGTGCAACACCATCTACCTCCACCGGCCACCTTTCGGTGTTTCCAGCTTTCCAAATAAAGACACCAGCAGTGCCCTCAGAGCAGACCAGCCAGAGATTTTCTGAAGCTTCCCACAGGGTGCTCCCCGGAGGAGGCCTGAGATGCTCTCATGACTTTGGAGCCGGGGTGGCTGGCCACCTTGGCCTGGCCATGTTTGGGGTGGGCTTCGGGAGCCTGGCACTGCTGCAGAGTGTGGTGGATGAGAACAGCTGCTGCTTGCTGTACGTGGTGGAGGACCAGCTGTGTGACGTGGAGCGAGCCTTCAGAGCTGAGCATTTGGCCAACACCAGAGTTGTTCGGGAACAGGATGCAGACATTGTCCTCAACGACCAGCG GCGCTTTGATCCGGCTTTCCAGTTCTTGCACAAGCAAGTTTGTGTCAGCCACGCCCTGCAGAGGATCCACTGGATCACCGCCATCAGCAGCCTGTTCCCAGCGGCCTCTCTGGCTTCCCTAAAGAGGGCAG TAGCTTCCCTCGAGACCAGAAGCCAGAGCTCACCCTCCCTTGTGTCCAGGTGGGGTTTTCTACAATGCTGCTGTGCACGATGTGGATGCCGTATGCATGTTGCTGGGGGAAGCCACTCCGGACACTGTGTTTTCTCTGGAACATGCCTTCTGCCCAG ATATGGCCGCCTTAAAAGATGCAGACACTGTTGGGATCAGCATGAAGTTTCCCTGTGA
- the LOC129472670 gene encoding uncharacterized protein isoform X7 → MGGKKKTLHHYAAEFTDLLVKQHLIEHSDSGDTSVVETLYCRACERAVYARAEGPHPGTPVLGQALQEPQTHPTARPADAHSHLNRLGSRCHRPSCTPVPPALAPSASASAHSGSPSIGTVPPPAVGHTSLLPVNPTAISTTTSDLSAQEGATPSTSTGHLSVFPAFQIKTPAVPSEQTSQRFSEASHRVLPGGGLRCSHDFGAGVAGHLGLAMFGVGFGSLALLQSVVDENSCCLLYVVEDQLCDVERAFRAEHLANTRVVREQDADIVLNDQRRFDPAFQFLHKQVCVSHALQRIHWITAISSLFPAASLASLKRADMAALKDADTVGISMKFPCEAVVSVDVSQHCTDSCDQDISQHCTDSCDQDIS, encoded by the exons ATGGGCGGGAAAAAGAAGACTTTACACCACTACGCGGCGGAGTTCACCGACCTGTTGGTGAAGCAGCACCTGATTGAGCACAGTGACTCTGGGGACACGTCTGTGGTGGAGACCCTTTACTGCAGGGCCTGCGAGCGAGCTGTCTATGCGCGTGCGGAGGGACCGCACCCTGGAACACCTGTCCTCGGGCAGGCACTACAGGAACCGCAGACTCATCCAACAGCACGGCCTGCGGACGCCCATTCTCAT CTCAACCGCCTCGGATCTCGCTGCCACCGGCCTTCCTGCACACCCGTGCCACCCGCCCTTGCCCCGTCAGCCTCAGCCTCGGCTCATTCAGGCAGTCCCAGTATTGGCACGGTACCTCCTCCCGCTGTGGGCCACACGTCTCTGCTCCCTGTCAACCCTACTGCCATCAGCACCACCACCAGCGACTTGTCTGCCCAGGAGGGTGCAACACCATCTACCTCCACCGGCCACCTTTCGGTGTTTCCAGCTTTCCAAATAAAGACACCAGCAGTGCCCTCAGAGCAGACCAGCCAGAGATTTTCTGAAGCTTCCCACAGGGTGCTCCCCGGAGGAGGCCTGAGATGCTCTCATGACTTTGGAGCCGGGGTGGCTGGCCACCTTGGCCTGGCCATGTTTGGGGTGGGCTTCGGGAGCCTGGCACTGCTGCAGAGTGTGGTGGATGAGAACAGCTGCTGCTTGCTGTACGTGGTGGAGGACCAGCTGTGTGACGTGGAGCGAGCCTTCAGAGCTGAGCATTTGGCCAACACCAGAGTTGTTCGGGAACAGGATGCAGACATTGTCCTCAACGACCAGCG GCGCTTTGATCCGGCTTTCCAGTTCTTGCACAAGCAAGTTTGTGTCAGCCACGCCCTGCAGAGGATCCACTGGATCACCGCCATCAGCAGCCTGTTCCCAGCGGCCTCTCTGGCTTCCCTAAAGAGGGCAG ATATGGCCGCCTTAAAAGATGCAGACACTGTTGGGATCAGCATGAAGTTTCCCTGTGAGGCTGTGGTCAGCGTGGACGTCAGCCAGCACTGCACAGACAGCTGCGACCAGGACATCAGCCAGCACTGCACAGACAGCTGCGACCAGGACATCAGCTAG
- the LOC129472670 gene encoding uncharacterized protein isoform X3 produces MGGKKKTLHHYAAEFTDLLVKQHLIEHSDSGDTSVVETLYCRACERAVYARAEGPHPGTPVLGQALQEPQTHPTARPADAHSHLNRLGSRCHRPSCTPVPPALAPSASASAHSGSPSIGTVPPPAVGHTSLLPVNPTAISTTTSDLSAQEGATPSTSTGHLSVFPAFQIKTPAVPSEQTSQRFSEASHRVLPGGGLRCSHDFGAGVAGHLGLAMFGVGFGSLALLQSVVDENSCCLLYVVEDQLCDVERAFRAEHLANTRVVREQDADIVLNDQRRFDPAFQFLHKQVCVSHALQRIHWITAISSLFPAASLASLKRAVASLETRSQSSPSLVSRWGFLQCCCARCGCRMHVAGGSHSGHCVFSGTCLLPSFLLLRYGRLKRCRHCWDQHEVSL; encoded by the exons ATGGGCGGGAAAAAGAAGACTTTACACCACTACGCGGCGGAGTTCACCGACCTGTTGGTGAAGCAGCACCTGATTGAGCACAGTGACTCTGGGGACACGTCTGTGGTGGAGACCCTTTACTGCAGGGCCTGCGAGCGAGCTGTCTATGCGCGTGCGGAGGGACCGCACCCTGGAACACCTGTCCTCGGGCAGGCACTACAGGAACCGCAGACTCATCCAACAGCACGGCCTGCGGACGCCCATTCTCAT CTCAACCGCCTCGGATCTCGCTGCCACCGGCCTTCCTGCACACCCGTGCCACCCGCCCTTGCCCCGTCAGCCTCAGCCTCGGCTCATTCAGGCAGTCCCAGTATTGGCACGGTACCTCCTCCCGCTGTGGGCCACACGTCTCTGCTCCCTGTCAACCCTACTGCCATCAGCACCACCACCAGCGACTTGTCTGCCCAGGAGGGTGCAACACCATCTACCTCCACCGGCCACCTTTCGGTGTTTCCAGCTTTCCAAATAAAGACACCAGCAGTGCCCTCAGAGCAGACCAGCCAGAGATTTTCTGAAGCTTCCCACAGGGTGCTCCCCGGAGGAGGCCTGAGATGCTCTCATGACTTTGGAGCCGGGGTGGCTGGCCACCTTGGCCTGGCCATGTTTGGGGTGGGCTTCGGGAGCCTGGCACTGCTGCAGAGTGTGGTGGATGAGAACAGCTGCTGCTTGCTGTACGTGGTGGAGGACCAGCTGTGTGACGTGGAGCGAGCCTTCAGAGCTGAGCATTTGGCCAACACCAGAGTTGTTCGGGAACAGGATGCAGACATTGTCCTCAACGACCAGCG GCGCTTTGATCCGGCTTTCCAGTTCTTGCACAAGCAAGTTTGTGTCAGCCACGCCCTGCAGAGGATCCACTGGATCACCGCCATCAGCAGCCTGTTCCCAGCGGCCTCTCTGGCTTCCCTAAAGAGGGCAG TAGCTTCCCTCGAGACCAGAAGCCAGAGCTCACCCTCCCTTGTGTCCAGGTGGGGTTTTCTACAATGCTGCTGTGCACGATGTGGATGCCGTATGCATGTTGCTGGGGGAAGCCACTCCGGACACTGTGTTTTCTCTGGAACATGCCTTCTGCCCAG TTTTCTTCTGCTTAGATATGGCCGCCTTAAAAGATGCAGACACTGTTGGGATCAGCATGAAGTTTCCCTGTGA